From a single Polyangiaceae bacterium genomic region:
- a CDS encoding O-antigen ligase family protein codes for MEPKSVLLLAIAIVLAALAATRKLRIALPLPLGLMFAFAVWTFVRGGLSSAGALLAAVVIASVAAGLPRAQRLELARDTSIAIGTGAAVIASVQWLRGARGMEFHGGLGNPNWLGLLLAITLVLTIFATASRRWLAAAVAVQLFAWAVAQSRAGWIALVAGLGIAWVARRRRVGIPLVAMLALASVVAARLHVTHHGGVLGALAGRFWIWKSSLAAAVHALPFGTGVDRFSDAYLVEQGRLLLGWDAAEASRTFVHATTAHNEWLHAFATLGAVGVVLLAALVALGIDATRRRFPAGAGALGALAVGASADVPLHVPAILVVTALLLSTARRAPLGGDRLVAIALVALCVAPLEASVRHWRTTRLMTDARDALPAARSALLHAAATLSPGSAEAQFAWGTDQVDRGDLEAGLTSLQRSRALSAAVSTDVAIGNALVALRRPGEARAAYARALGKNPGSFRAHANLAVALAELGDFPAAQRELALAQKLYPGHDKLPHIEETVRRLRLEKMTH; via the coding sequence GTGGAGCCGAAGTCCGTGCTGCTGCTCGCGATCGCGATCGTGCTCGCCGCCCTGGCAGCAACGCGCAAGCTCCGCATCGCGCTGCCGCTGCCGTTGGGTCTGATGTTCGCGTTCGCGGTGTGGACCTTCGTCCGTGGCGGACTCTCCAGCGCCGGAGCGCTGCTCGCCGCCGTCGTCATCGCGAGCGTCGCCGCGGGGCTGCCCCGCGCTCAGCGTCTCGAGCTGGCGCGCGACACGTCCATCGCCATTGGCACCGGCGCAGCCGTCATCGCCTCGGTGCAGTGGCTCCGCGGCGCTCGCGGCATGGAGTTCCACGGCGGCCTGGGGAATCCGAACTGGCTCGGCCTGCTGCTTGCCATCACTCTGGTGCTCACGATCTTCGCCACCGCTTCGCGCCGCTGGCTCGCCGCCGCCGTCGCGGTGCAGCTCTTCGCTTGGGCCGTGGCTCAATCCCGCGCCGGTTGGATCGCCCTCGTCGCCGGCCTCGGCATCGCGTGGGTCGCTCGCCGCCGGCGCGTCGGCATCCCCCTCGTGGCCATGCTCGCGCTCGCCAGCGTCGTCGCCGCCCGCCTTCACGTGACGCATCACGGCGGCGTGCTGGGCGCCCTCGCCGGTCGCTTCTGGATCTGGAAGAGCAGCCTTGCCGCGGCGGTTCACGCGCTGCCCTTCGGAACCGGAGTGGATCGCTTCTCCGACGCCTACCTCGTCGAGCAAGGTCGTTTGCTTTTGGGTTGGGATGCCGCGGAAGCATCGCGGACGTTCGTCCATGCCACCACGGCGCACAACGAGTGGCTGCACGCCTTTGCCACGCTGGGCGCCGTGGGCGTCGTGCTGCTCGCAGCCTTGGTCGCGCTCGGCATCGACGCCACCCGGCGCCGCTTCCCCGCCGGCGCGGGCGCGCTCGGCGCCCTCGCCGTGGGCGCCAGTGCCGACGTCCCTCTGCACGTGCCGGCCATCCTCGTGGTCACCGCGCTGCTCCTTTCGACGGCCCGCCGCGCGCCCCTCGGCGGCGATCGTCTCGTCGCGATCGCGCTCGTCGCCCTGTGCGTCGCGCCCCTCGAGGCGTCGGTCCGCCACTGGCGCACGACGCGTCTCATGACGGACGCGCGGGACGCCCTGCCCGCGGCGCGCTCGGCGCTGCTCCACGCGGCGGCCACACTTTCGCCCGGCTCGGCCGAAGCCCAGTTCGCCTGGGGTACGGATCAGGTCGACCGCGGCGATCTCGAGGCAGGGCTCACGTCGCTTCAGCGCTCCCGCGCGCTCTCGGCTGCGGTCAGCACGGACGTCGCGATCGGCAATGCCCTCGTCGCGCTACGCCGGCCCGGCGAGGCCCGCGCGGCCTACGCGCGCGCCCTGGGCAAGAACCCGGGCTCCTTTCGCGCCCACGCGAACCTGGCCGTCGCGCTGGCCGAGCTCGGCGATTTCCCGGCCGCCCAGCGCGAGCTCGCCCTGGCGCAGAAGCTGTACCCGGGTCACGACAAGCTCCCGCACATCGAGGAAACGGTGCGGCGGCTGCGACTGGAAAAGATGACGCACTGA